The DNA sequence TCAGTCGCACGCATTCGGCCAACAATGGGTGCATTTTACTCACGTTTTTGATCAACACCCGCTCGGTGAGCAATGCATCGAACACGGCGGCCGCATCGGGCACGCGCACCAGCAGGAAATTGCCGGCGCTCGGGAACACGGTCACGCCCGGCAGCGCGGCGACCGCCTGCGCGACGCGCGTGCGTTCCGCACGCAGCTCGGCTGCCTGCGCGTCGAGCACGTCGAGGTGGTCGAGCAGGAAATCCACGGTCGCCTGCGTCAGCACGTTGATGTTGTACGGCGGGCGCACCTTGTCGAATTCGGTCAGCCACGCGGGCAGCCCGGCGAGATAGCCGAGGCGGATCCCGGCGAGCCCGAGCTTCGACACCGTGCGCATCACGACGACGTTGTCGAACTCGGCCGCGCGCGGCAGCCACGAGTGCTGCGCGAACGGCTGGTACGCCTCGTCGATCACGACGAGGCTGTGCCGCGCAGCCGCGATGATCCGCTCGACGTCGGCTGCGTCGTACAGCGTGCCGGTCGGATTGTTCGGGTACGCCAGATAGACGAGCGCCGGCCGGTGCTCGGCGATCGCCGCGATCATTGCGTCTGCGTCGAGCGTAAGGTCGGCCTTCAGCGGCACGCCGACGAACTCGAGCTGCGCGAACTTCGCCGACAGCTCGTACATCACGAAGCCCGGCACCGGCGCGAGCACCTTCGCGCCGGGCTTCGCGCAGGCGACCGACATCATGCTGATGATCTCGTCGGAGCCGTTGCCGAGCAGCACGTCGCACGCGGCCGGCACGCCCATCGTGCGGCGCAGCTTGTCCAGCAGCGCACCGGGGCGCGGCGCCGGATAGCGGTTCAGCGCGACCTGCGCGAGGCGCTCGCCGAGCGCGGCGGCGAGCGGCGCGGGCAGCGGATACGGGTTCTCCATCGCGTCGAGCTTCACGAAGCCGCTCGCGTCGGGCACCGGGTAGCTCGTCATCGCGAGCACGTCGCGGCGGATGATGTCTTGTGGCGTGGTCATGGTGTCCAGCCGGCGTGCGTCGCGCCGGCATCAAATGGTCGGCAAGGCGGCGGCTGCCGCCCTGCACGGAAGTCTCCTCACGCTGCGGCGCCGATGCGTTCGCGTCGGCGCCGGCGCGCATCACCCCCTCATCCGCAGTTCGGCGCTGCGCGCGTGCGCCTGCAGCCCTTCGCCGTAGGCGAGCTCGGAGGCGATCTCGCCGAGCGTCTGCGCGCCTTCGGCGCTGACTTCGATCACGCTCGAGCGCTTGATGAAGTCGTACACGCCGAGCGGCGACGAGAAGCGCGCGGTGCGCGAGGTCGGCAGCACGTGGTTCGGGCCGGCGCAGTAATCGCCGAGGCTCTCGCTCGTGTAGCGGCCGAGGAAGATCGCGCCGGCATGGCGGATCTGCTGGCCCCATTGCTGCGGCTCGAGCGCGGAAATTTCGAGGTGCTCGGGCGCGATGTCGTTCGCGATCCGGCACGCTTCGGCCATGTCGCGCACCTTGATCAGCGCGCCGCGCCCTTCGAGCGACGCGCGGATCACGTCCTGACGCGGCATCGTCGGCAGCAGCTCGTCGATCGCCTTCTCGACGCGCTCGAGGAACGCGCCGTCCGGGCACAGCAGGATCGACTGCGCGAGCTCGTCGTGCTCGGCCTGCGAGAACAGGTCCATCGCGACCCAGCTCGGATCGGTCGTGCCATCGCACAGCACGAGGATTTCCGACGGGCCGGCGATCATGTCGATGCCGACCGTGCCGAACACGCGGCGCTTCGCCGATGCGACGTACGCATTGCCCGGGCCGCAGATCTTGTCGACCGGCGGCACCGTGGCCGTGCCGTACGCGAGCGCGCCGACCGCCTGCGCGCCGCCGATGGTGAACACGCGATCGACGCCGCCGAGCAGCGCGGCGGCCAGCACGAGGTCGTTCTTCACGCCGTCGGGGGTCGGTACGACCATCACGATCTCGCCGACGCCCGCCACGCGCGCCGGAATCGCGTTCATCAGCACCGACGACGGATAGGCGGCCTTGCCGCCCGGCACGTAGAGCCCGACGCGGTCGAGCGGCGTGATCTTCTGGCCGAGCACCGTGCCGTCGCTTTCCGTGTACTGCCAGCTGTGCGTGCCGCACTCGATCTTCTGCTTCTCGTGGTACGCACGCACGCGTGCGGCCGCGGCTTCGAGCGCCGCGCGCGCCTTCGGCGCGAGGCCGTCGAGCGCGGCCTGCAGCGCGTCCTGCGGCAGTTCGAGCGCGGCGACGCTGTCCGCGTCCAGCCGGTCGAAGCGGTTCGTGTATTCGAGCACCGCGGCGTCGCCGCGCGATTTCACGTCGGCGAGGATCTTCGCGACCGACTGCTCGATCGCTTCGTCCTCGCTCGCCTCGAAGGCGAGCAACGTACGCAGCTCGGCGTCGAAGCCGTCGCGCGTCGAATCGAGTTTGCGGATGGTGATGGCCATGGGAGTTCCGTTACGGTGATGCGCTCAGTTGCCATTCTGCGACGCGCGTTCGAACGCGTCGAGGAACGGCTTGAGCGCCGTGCGCTTCAACTTCAGCGCAGCCTGGTTCACGACGAGGCGCGACGAGATCGACATGATCTCCTCGACCTCGACCAGATTGTTCGCCTTCAGCGTGCCGCCCGAGCTGACCAGGTCGACGATCGCGTCGGCCAGCCCGACGAGCGGCGCGAGCTCCATCGAGCCGTACAGCTTGATGAGGTCGACGTGCACGCCCTTCGCGGCGAAGTGTTCGCGGGCCGTCTCGACGTACTTGGTCGCAACCCGCAGGCGCGCGCCCTGGCGCACCGCGTTCGCATAGTCGAAACCGGCCGGCACCGCCACCGACATCCGGCAGCGGGCAATGTTCAGATCGATCGGTTGATACAGGCCCGAGCCGCCGTGCTCGACCAGCACGTCCTTGCCGGCCACGCCGAAATCGGCCGCGCCGTACTCGACGTAGGTCGGCACGTCGCTCGCGCGCACGATGATCACGCGCAGGTTCGGATCGGTCGTCGGCAGGATCAGCTTGCGCGACGTTTCAGGGTCCTCGGCCACCTGCACGCCGGCGGCTGCCAGCAGCGGCAGGGTTTCCTCGAAAATCCGGCCCTTCGACAGGGCGAGGGTCAACGGCGCGCTCATGCTTGGCTCCCGGAGAGGCGGCGCACGTTGGCGCCGACGGCGGTCAATTTCGTTTCCATGCGGTCGTAGCCGCGGTCCAGATGATAGATGCGGTCGACGAGCGTCTCGCCTTCCGCGCGCAGCCCGGCGATCACGAGGCTCGCCGACGCGCGCAGGTCGGTCGCCATCACGTTCGCGCCGGACAGCTTGTCGACGCCCGTCACGAGCGCGGTGTTGCCGTCGATCGTGATGTTCGCGCCGAGCCGGTTCAGTTCCTGCACGTGCATGAAGCGGTTCTCGAAGATGGTCTCCACCACCTGCGCCGTGCCCGACGCCACCGTATTGAGGGCCATGAACTGCGCCTGCATGTCGGTCGGGAACGCCGGATATTCGGACGTGCGGATCGTCACGGCCGACGGGCGGCGGTCCATCCGCACGCGCAGCCAGCTGTCGCCTTCGTCGATCGACACGCCTGCCTCGCGCAGCTTGTCGATCACCGCGTCGAGAATGTGCGGGCGCACGCCCGTCAGCATCACGTCGCCGCCGGCCGCCGCGACCGCGCACAGGAACGTGCCGGCCTCGATGCGGTCGGGGATCACCGAATGGCGCGCGCCGTGCAGGCGCTCGACGCCCTGGATCACGAGACGGTCGGTGCCGATGCCGTCGATTTTCGCGCCCATCGCGACCAGCAAGTGTGCGAGATCGCTCACTTCGGGCTCGCGCGCCGCGTTCTCGATCACCGTTTCGCCGTCGGCGAGCGTCGCGGCCATCAGCAGGTTTTCCGTCCCCGTGACCGTGATCATGTCGGTGACGATGCGGGCGCCTTTCAGCCGCTTCGCGCGCGCCTCGATGAAGCCGTGCTCGATGCTGATCTCGGCGCCCATCGCCTGCAGGCCCTTGATGTGCTGGTCGACCGGGCGCGCGCCGATCGCGCAGCCGCCCGGCAGCGACACCTTCGCCTCGCCGAAGCGCGCGAGCAGCGGCCCCAGCACGAGGATCG is a window from the Burkholderia vietnamiensis LMG 10929 genome containing:
- the hisC gene encoding histidinol-phosphate transaminase codes for the protein MTTPQDIIRRDVLAMTSYPVPDASGFVKLDAMENPYPLPAPLAAALGERLAQVALNRYPAPRPGALLDKLRRTMGVPAACDVLLGNGSDEIISMMSVACAKPGAKVLAPVPGFVMYELSAKFAQLEFVGVPLKADLTLDADAMIAAIAEHRPALVYLAYPNNPTGTLYDAADVERIIAAARHSLVVIDEAYQPFAQHSWLPRAAEFDNVVVMRTVSKLGLAGIRLGYLAGLPAWLTEFDKVRPPYNINVLTQATVDFLLDHLDVLDAQAAELRAERTRVAQAVAALPGVTVFPSAGNFLLVRVPDAAAVFDALLTERVLIKNVSKMHPLLAECVRLTVGSPDENARLLAALKLALRG
- the hisD gene encoding histidinol dehydrogenase encodes the protein MAITIRKLDSTRDGFDAELRTLLAFEASEDEAIEQSVAKILADVKSRGDAAVLEYTNRFDRLDADSVAALELPQDALQAALDGLAPKARAALEAAAARVRAYHEKQKIECGTHSWQYTESDGTVLGQKITPLDRVGLYVPGGKAAYPSSVLMNAIPARVAGVGEIVMVVPTPDGVKNDLVLAAALLGGVDRVFTIGGAQAVGALAYGTATVPPVDKICGPGNAYVASAKRRVFGTVGIDMIAGPSEILVLCDGTTDPSWVAMDLFSQAEHDELAQSILLCPDGAFLERVEKAIDELLPTMPRQDVIRASLEGRGALIKVRDMAEACRIANDIAPEHLEISALEPQQWGQQIRHAGAIFLGRYTSESLGDYCAGPNHVLPTSRTARFSSPLGVYDFIKRSSVIEVSAEGAQTLGEIASELAYGEGLQAHARSAELRMRG
- the hisG gene encoding ATP phosphoribosyltransferase — protein: MSAPLTLALSKGRIFEETLPLLAAAGVQVAEDPETSRKLILPTTDPNLRVIIVRASDVPTYVEYGAADFGVAGKDVLVEHGGSGLYQPIDLNIARCRMSVAVPAGFDYANAVRQGARLRVATKYVETAREHFAAKGVHVDLIKLYGSMELAPLVGLADAIVDLVSSGGTLKANNLVEVEEIMSISSRLVVNQAALKLKRTALKPFLDAFERASQNGN
- the murA gene encoding UDP-N-acetylglucosamine 1-carboxyvinyltransferase, which translates into the protein MQVTANERDAVESVATAHPAANGESQGHGMDKLVIEGGRRLSGEIVVSGAKNAALPILCAGLLSAEPVELDNVPNLKDVRTTLKVLNQMGVQSETDGCRVRLDASRVDNLVAPYELVKTMRASILVLGPLLARFGEAKVSLPGGCAIGARPVDQHIKGLQAMGAEISIEHGFIEARAKRLKGARIVTDMITVTGTENLLMAATLADGETVIENAAREPEVSDLAHLLVAMGAKIDGIGTDRLVIQGVERLHGARHSVIPDRIEAGTFLCAVAAAGGDVMLTGVRPHILDAVIDKLREAGVSIDEGDSWLRVRMDRRPSAVTIRTSEYPAFPTDMQAQFMALNTVASGTAQVVETIFENRFMHVQELNRLGANITIDGNTALVTGVDKLSGANVMATDLRASASLVIAGLRAEGETLVDRIYHLDRGYDRMETKLTAVGANVRRLSGSQA